One genomic segment of Candidatus Nitrospira nitrosa includes these proteins:
- the serS gene encoding serine--tRNA ligase — translation MHDLKQLRDNLDHIRTTLGRRGNDVQWNDIQQLSEQRRTITTQVEQLRFELNKGSEEVARLRRAKEPAEAAMAAMKQVGDRIKEAEGTLRTVEEALSDVALRIPNLPHSSVPVGADAAENVEVRRWGTIPSFSYSPKPHWDIGEHLGILDFDRAAKIAGARFSVMTGAGARLERALINYMLDRHTTHHGYREVITPLMVNRSTMTGTGQLPKFEEDLFRLKDEDYFLIPTAEVPVTNLHREEILSSDRLPLRYTAYTPCFRREAGSYGKDTRGLIRLHQFNKVELVAFTTPDRSYEELERLTGHAESILQDLNLPYRVMALCSGDMGFSAAKTYDLEVWLPSQQQYREISSCSNFESFQARRASIKYRSAGGKKDTKTDFIHTLNGSGLAVGRTVVAILENFQQPDGSVEIPPVLRPLMGGMERITKE, via the coding sequence GTGCACGACCTCAAACAGCTCCGCGACAATCTTGACCACATCCGCACCACTCTGGGACGACGCGGGAACGACGTCCAGTGGAATGACATCCAACAGTTAAGCGAGCAACGACGAACGATCACCACGCAGGTTGAGCAACTCCGATTCGAGCTCAATAAAGGTTCAGAAGAAGTCGCCCGTCTACGCCGAGCCAAAGAACCGGCTGAAGCAGCCATGGCCGCCATGAAGCAGGTGGGAGACCGCATCAAAGAAGCCGAAGGAACCTTGCGAACGGTTGAGGAGGCCCTGAGCGACGTCGCCCTCCGCATCCCCAACCTCCCTCATAGCTCTGTTCCGGTCGGGGCTGATGCAGCTGAGAACGTTGAAGTTCGTCGCTGGGGAACGATCCCATCGTTTTCTTACTCTCCCAAGCCCCATTGGGACATCGGAGAGCACCTCGGCATCTTAGATTTTGATCGAGCCGCGAAGATTGCCGGTGCCAGATTTTCCGTCATGACGGGAGCCGGTGCCAGACTCGAGCGCGCATTGATCAACTACATGCTTGATCGACACACGACTCACCATGGATACCGTGAGGTAATCACACCTCTCATGGTGAATCGATCGACGATGACGGGCACCGGTCAGCTTCCCAAATTCGAGGAAGATCTTTTTCGTCTGAAAGACGAAGACTACTTCCTCATCCCCACGGCGGAAGTACCGGTCACCAATCTGCACCGTGAAGAGATCCTGAGCAGTGACCGTTTACCGTTGCGGTATACCGCCTATACACCCTGCTTTAGACGAGAGGCGGGGTCCTATGGAAAAGACACCAGAGGCCTCATCCGTCTCCACCAATTCAACAAGGTGGAACTGGTCGCGTTCACAACGCCCGATCGGTCCTATGAGGAGCTTGAACGCCTGACAGGCCACGCAGAATCAATCTTGCAAGACTTGAATCTTCCCTATCGTGTGATGGCCCTGTGCTCCGGAGACATGGGATTTTCCGCCGCCAAGACCTATGACCTTGAAGTGTGGCTCCCGTCGCAACAACAGTATCGCGAGATTTCCTCCTGCAGCAATTTCGAATCGTTTCAGGCCAGACGCGCGAGCATCAAATATCGGTCCGCCGGCGGAAAGAAAGACACGAAGACCGACTTTATCCATACACTCAATGGTTCAGGCCTGGCCGTCGGACGAACCGTCGTGGCGATCCTGGAAAACTTTCAACAGCCTGACGGATCGGTTGAAATTCCACCAGTGTTACGGCCGTTGATGGGAGGGATGGAACGAATCACAAAAGAATAA
- a CDS encoding PIN domain-containing protein, which produces MGNAFIRSIRQQQGRIGLPEIVAKELHNKIKEEGIRLTKTLGDTLRAAGHFTGRKMALVVPLDEKSFEDGLRNRLDQLSSCLEKIPFTHQHAQAALDRVIQGIAPSLAKSEEFRDCAIWEATLELASNFSVHLITNDRGFYRNRDVTQGIAQELASDCQKTPQVVQIHESIAAYLRTFPAPMITFSMNSVESRIEAWVRTDFGTSLPYQGGTLGNRLASEVQHFFTEEVNQFAIQFTQEFELVEGYKEGKGRIYQPAFVTAKGSCAYCTTTNTVTEVTNPGYSIYVGEDKRLITSISHFRGFSMGF; this is translated from the coding sequence ATGGGAAATGCGTTCATCCGATCCATAAGGCAACAACAAGGTCGGATAGGATTGCCGGAGATAGTGGCAAAAGAGTTACATAACAAGATCAAAGAAGAGGGGATAAGGTTGACCAAGACTCTCGGCGACACATTGCGTGCTGCCGGACATTTCACAGGCCGTAAAATGGCGCTAGTTGTTCCTCTCGACGAAAAGTCATTCGAGGATGGATTACGCAATCGACTAGACCAGCTATCCAGCTGTCTGGAAAAGATACCGTTCACTCACCAACACGCCCAGGCAGCTTTAGATCGCGTTATTCAGGGAATAGCGCCCAGTTTAGCAAAGTCAGAGGAGTTTCGGGACTGTGCTATATGGGAAGCAACACTAGAACTCGCATCCAATTTCAGTGTTCACTTGATTACAAATGATCGTGGTTTTTATCGCAATCGTGATGTCACACAGGGTATCGCGCAAGAATTAGCGTCCGACTGCCAAAAGACTCCCCAGGTGGTTCAGATTCATGAATCTATCGCTGCCTATCTTAGAACATTCCCTGCTCCTATGATTACGTTCTCGATGAACAGCGTTGAGAGCAGAATAGAAGCTTGGGTTCGCACTGACTTCGGTACTAGTCTGCCATATCAGGGAGGTACCCTCGGAAATCGCCTAGCGTCAGAAGTTCAGCACTTCTTCACTGAAGAAGTGAATCAGTTCGCCATTCAATTCACGCAGGAGTTTGAGCTTGTTGAAGGGTATAAGGAGGGGAAAGGTAGAATTTACCAACCTGCATTTGTTACTGCGAAGGGTAGCTGTGCTTATTGCACGACAACCAATACAGTCACAGAAGTTACGAACCCAGGCTATTCAATATATGTCGGAGAAGATAAGCGATTAATAACTTCAATATCGCATTTTCGTGGATTCAGTATGGGGTTCTAG